A region of Micromonospora sp. WMMD882 DNA encodes the following proteins:
- a CDS encoding Gfo/Idh/MocA family oxidoreductase, which yields MTEGRKLRAGLIGLGAMGRNHARILSGLDGVELVGIVDPAGDTTGTLRAPVVSELGDLLALGIDYAVVACPTALHEQIGLELAGNGVCALIEKPLAQSVEAATRLVEAFESRGLVAGVGHIERYNPALQNLRARLEAGELGEVYQVVTRRQGPFPHRIADVGVVMDLATHDIDLTSWVTGQEYTSVSARTVSRSGRLHEDMVAAVGQLADGTMVNHLVNWLSPLKERSTVITGDKGCFVADTLTADLTFYANAAIGTEWEALRAFRGVAEGDMVRYAIPKREPLLVEHERFRDAVEGKESDIVTLRQGLRTVEVAGAVLRSAADGSTVAVGPRAPGVVPAG from the coding sequence GTGACCGAGGGACGCAAGCTGCGCGCCGGCCTGATCGGCCTCGGCGCGATGGGCCGCAACCACGCCCGGATCCTCTCCGGGCTCGACGGCGTCGAGCTGGTCGGCATCGTCGACCCGGCCGGCGACACCACCGGCACGCTGCGCGCCCCGGTGGTGTCGGAGCTGGGCGACCTGCTCGCCCTCGGCATCGACTACGCGGTGGTGGCCTGCCCGACCGCGCTGCACGAGCAGATCGGCCTGGAGCTGGCCGGCAACGGCGTCTGCGCGCTGATCGAGAAGCCGCTCGCCCAGTCCGTCGAGGCCGCCACCCGGCTGGTCGAGGCGTTCGAGTCGCGTGGCCTGGTGGCCGGCGTCGGGCACATCGAGCGGTACAACCCGGCCCTGCAGAACCTCCGCGCCCGGCTGGAGGCCGGCGAGCTCGGCGAGGTCTACCAGGTCGTCACCCGCCGCCAGGGCCCGTTCCCGCACCGGATCGCCGACGTCGGCGTGGTGATGGACCTGGCCACCCACGACATCGACCTGACGAGCTGGGTCACCGGCCAGGAGTACACCTCCGTCTCGGCCCGCACCGTCTCCCGCAGCGGCCGGCTGCACGAGGACATGGTCGCCGCGGTCGGCCAGCTCGCCGACGGCACGATGGTCAACCACCTGGTCAACTGGCTGAGCCCGCTCAAGGAGCGGTCCACCGTGATCACCGGCGACAAGGGCTGCTTCGTCGCCGACACGCTCACCGCCGACCTGACCTTCTACGCCAACGCCGCCATCGGCACCGAGTGGGAGGCGCTGCGGGCGTTCCGGGGCGTCGCCGAGGGCGACATGGTGCGGTACGCGATCCCGAAGCGTGAGCCGCTGCTGGTCGAGCACGAGCGGTTCCGCGACGCGGTCGAGGGCAAGGAGAGCGACATCGTCACCCTGCGCCAGGGGCTGCGCACCGTCGAGGTGGCCGGCGCGGTGCTCCGCTCGGCCGCCGACGGCAGCACCGTCGCGGTCGGTCCGCGCGCCCCGGGCGTCGTCCCGGCCGGCTGA
- a CDS encoding DegT/DnrJ/EryC1/StrS family aminotransferase translates to MTGQHAEFIPPAKPVIGDAEIEAAVRVLRSGRVVQGPEVAAFEEEFAELVAGRHCVAVNSGTSALQLTLMALGLGPGDEVVVPSFSFAASANAVRLVGAEPVFVDIEPGSFCLDPTAVAAAVGPRTRAIMPVHLYGHPAAMDQIMAIAEQHGLAVVEDAAQAHGAALNGTPVGAFGTAGCFSFYPTKNMHSLEGGMVTTADPALARTLRLLRNQGMEQRYANEIVGANMRMTDVAAAVGRVQLTRLAEWTEQRRANAKFLDSRITGMVTPPVADAARHVYHQYTVRVTGDREAAQQRLTEAGIGNAVYYPTPIHRLKPYLTADGQPGPWDLPETEKAAAEVISLPVHPALSQGDLERIADAANAAGGAA, encoded by the coding sequence ATGACTGGGCAGCACGCCGAATTCATCCCACCCGCGAAACCGGTGATCGGCGACGCCGAGATCGAGGCCGCCGTCCGCGTGCTGCGCAGCGGCCGGGTCGTCCAGGGCCCCGAGGTCGCCGCCTTCGAGGAGGAATTCGCCGAGCTCGTCGCCGGCCGGCACTGCGTCGCGGTGAACTCCGGCACCTCGGCGCTCCAGCTCACCCTGATGGCGCTCGGCCTCGGCCCGGGTGACGAGGTCGTCGTCCCGTCCTTCTCCTTCGCCGCCAGCGCCAACGCCGTCCGCCTGGTCGGCGCGGAGCCGGTCTTCGTCGACATCGAGCCGGGCAGCTTCTGCCTGGACCCGACCGCCGTCGCCGCCGCCGTCGGCCCCCGGACCAGGGCGATCATGCCGGTGCACCTCTACGGCCACCCCGCCGCGATGGACCAGATCATGGCGATCGCCGAGCAGCACGGCCTGGCCGTGGTCGAGGACGCCGCGCAGGCGCACGGCGCGGCCCTCAACGGGACCCCGGTCGGCGCGTTCGGCACCGCCGGCTGCTTCAGCTTCTACCCCACCAAGAACATGCATTCCCTGGAGGGCGGCATGGTCACCACCGCCGACCCGGCGCTCGCCCGCACCCTGCGGCTGCTGCGCAACCAGGGCATGGAGCAGCGGTACGCCAACGAGATCGTCGGCGCGAACATGCGGATGACCGACGTCGCCGCCGCCGTCGGCCGGGTCCAGCTCACCCGGCTCGCCGAGTGGACCGAGCAGCGGCGGGCCAACGCCAAGTTCCTCGACTCCCGGATCACCGGCATGGTCACCCCGCCGGTGGCCGACGCCGCCCGGCACGTCTACCACCAGTACACCGTCCGGGTCACCGGTGACCGGGAGGCCGCCCAGCAGCGCCTCACCGAGGCGGGCATCGGCAACGCGGTCTACTACCCGACGCCGATCCACCGGCTCAAGCCGTACCTCACCGCCGACGGCCAGCCCGGCCCGTGGGACCTGCCGGAGACCGAGAAGGCCGCCGCCGAGGTCATCTCCCTGCCGGTCCACCCGGCGCTGAGCCAGGGCGACCTGGAGCGGATCGCCGACGCCGCGAACGCCGCCGGGGGTGCCGCGTGA
- a CDS encoding TetR/AcrR family transcriptional regulator — translation MTTEKRRAPAGAAVLRGEITTAIRRAVMQELAAVGYGRLSIEAVARRAGVSKTAIYRRWSSKLELVLEVVSTAARQRLPLPDTGNLQDDLTVLFMIMARALRHPLASQIIPDLLAEAARNPQMAQTLEEALRVNQRAVGGQLIGRAVERGELPAGADPDAAIDFVVGPIYWRLAIARLPLEPDELPRMAAAVTAALRVACEPPIRDEPGVQLTVRP, via the coding sequence GTGACGACCGAGAAGAGGCGGGCTCCGGCTGGCGCGGCGGTTCTGCGTGGCGAGATCACCACGGCCATCCGCCGGGCCGTCATGCAGGAGCTGGCCGCCGTCGGCTACGGGCGCCTGTCCATCGAGGCGGTCGCCCGCCGGGCCGGGGTGAGCAAGACCGCGATCTACCGCAGATGGAGCTCGAAGCTGGAACTGGTGCTCGAGGTGGTGTCCACGGCGGCCCGGCAACGCCTGCCGCTGCCGGACACCGGCAACCTCCAGGACGACCTCACCGTACTCTTCATGATCATGGCACGGGCGCTGCGCCACCCGCTCGCCTCCCAGATCATTCCCGACCTCCTGGCCGAGGCGGCCCGCAACCCCCAGATGGCGCAGACCCTGGAGGAGGCGCTGCGGGTCAACCAGCGCGCCGTCGGCGGCCAGTTGATCGGCCGGGCCGTCGAACGCGGCGAGCTGCCCGCCGGGGCGGACCCGGACGCCGCGATCGACTTCGTCGTCGGCCCGATCTACTGGCGGCTGGCCATCGCCCGGCTGCCACTGGAACCCGACGAGCTGCCCCGGATGGCCGCGGCGGTCACCGCAGCGCTCCGAGTAGCATGCGAACCACCAATCCGGGACGAGCCGGGCGTCCAACTGACCGTACGACCGTGA
- a CDS encoding ABC transporter permease: MANTAVADADSGLTRAQLAARYGLTVAGERPTLAGYTRQLWSYRHFIAAYANAKLVATFATARLGRLWQVLTPLTNAAIYYLIFGVILNTKQGIDNFIAYLCVGLFVFNFTQSVVLNGTQSITSNLGLIRALHFPRASLPIAVTLTQFQNLLTAMVVLVGIVLVTGEPLSLQWLLVLPALALQSLFNVGMALGMARLGSKMTDLKQLMPFVMRTWMYASGVLYSVQNFAKHLPGWAQVVIEANPLLIYIELVRHALMEDVPLTSAAGRLWAVGALWAVVAFLGGYVYFWRGEKEYGRG, from the coding sequence ATGGCCAACACGGCGGTGGCTGACGCCGACTCAGGACTGACCCGGGCGCAACTGGCCGCCCGGTACGGCCTGACGGTGGCCGGCGAACGGCCCACCCTGGCCGGGTACACCCGGCAGTTGTGGTCGTACCGGCACTTCATCGCGGCCTACGCGAACGCGAAGCTGGTCGCCACCTTCGCCACCGCCCGGCTGGGGCGGCTCTGGCAGGTCCTGACCCCGCTGACCAACGCGGCGATCTACTACCTGATCTTCGGGGTCATCCTCAACACCAAGCAGGGCATCGACAACTTCATCGCGTACCTCTGCGTGGGGTTGTTCGTGTTCAACTTCACCCAGTCGGTGGTGCTCAACGGCACCCAGTCGATCACCAGCAACCTGGGGCTGATCCGGGCGCTGCACTTCCCCCGGGCCAGCCTGCCGATCGCGGTCACGCTGACCCAGTTCCAGAACCTGCTCACCGCGATGGTGGTGCTGGTCGGGATCGTGCTGGTCACCGGCGAGCCGCTGTCGCTCCAGTGGCTGCTGGTGCTGCCGGCGCTGGCGTTGCAGTCGCTGTTCAACGTCGGGATGGCGCTGGGCATGGCCCGGCTCGGGTCGAAGATGACCGACCTCAAGCAGCTCATGCCGTTCGTGATGCGGACCTGGATGTACGCCTCCGGCGTGCTCTACAGCGTGCAGAACTTCGCGAAGCACCTGCCCGGCTGGGCGCAGGTCGTCATCGAGGCGAACCCGCTGCTGATCTACATCGAGCTGGTCCGGCACGCGCTGATGGAGGACGTGCCGCTGACCTCCGCCGCCGGTCGCCTCTGGGCGGTCGGGGCGCTCTGGGCGGTCGTCGCCTTCCTGGGCGGGTACGTCTACTTCTGGCGCGGTGAGAAGGAGTACGGTCGTGGCTGA
- a CDS encoding ABC transporter ATP-binding protein, whose product MAELDNQVTPGVATVADQRVPTVIADDVHLIYRIYGAGTPGSGSPVAALKRIVTRTQAPNVREVHAVKGVSFTAYRGEAIGLLGSNGSGKSTLLRAIAGLMPVNRGAIYTQGQPSLLGVNAALLNDLSGERNVALGCLAMGMSPPAVRRLVPQIIEFSGINERGDFGSLPMRTYSSGMAARLRFSIAAAKKHDVLLIDEALATGDARFRRRSEQRVRELRAEAGTVFLVSHAIGTIRDTCERSIWLESGVIRADGPTDQVVAAYNEFMKK is encoded by the coding sequence GTGGCTGAGCTCGACAACCAGGTCACCCCCGGCGTCGCCACCGTCGCCGACCAGCGCGTCCCCACGGTGATCGCGGACGACGTGCACCTGATCTACCGCATCTACGGCGCCGGCACCCCCGGCAGCGGCAGCCCGGTGGCCGCGCTCAAGCGGATCGTCACCCGCACCCAGGCCCCGAACGTACGCGAGGTGCACGCGGTCAAGGGGGTCAGCTTCACCGCGTACCGGGGTGAGGCGATCGGGCTGCTGGGCAGCAACGGCTCCGGCAAGTCGACGCTGCTGCGGGCCATCGCCGGGCTGATGCCGGTGAACCGGGGCGCGATCTACACCCAGGGCCAGCCGTCCCTGCTCGGCGTCAACGCCGCCCTGCTCAACGACCTCTCCGGGGAACGGAACGTGGCGCTGGGCTGCCTGGCGATGGGCATGTCCCCGCCGGCGGTGCGCCGGCTCGTGCCGCAGATCATCGAGTTCTCCGGGATCAACGAGCGCGGCGACTTCGGCTCGCTGCCGATGCGGACGTACTCCTCGGGCATGGCGGCCCGGCTGCGGTTCTCCATCGCCGCCGCGAAGAAGCACGACGTGCTGCTGATCGACGAGGCGCTGGCCACCGGTGACGCCCGGTTCCGGCGGCGCAGCGAGCAGCGGGTCCGCGAGCTGCGCGCCGAGGCCGGCACGGTGTTCCTGGTCAGCCACGCCATCGGCACCATCCGGGACACCTGCGAGCGGTCGATCTGGCTGGAGTCCGGGGTGATCCGGGCGGACGGCCCCACCGACCAGGTGGTCGCGGCGTACAACGAGTTCATGAAGAAGTAG
- a CDS encoding bifunctional cytidylyltransferase/SDR family oxidoreductase → MTQHPPSQTDAVGPDPAAPWRPTRTVAVVLAGGTGARVGLGIPKQLVKIAGKPIIEHTVAVFEAAPEIDDILVLMAPGYVDEARRILDAAGFRKVRQVLAGGETRSDTTRLALAAIGPDDCNVLFHDAVRPLVSGRIVRECVNALWTYSAVDVAIPSADTIIEVDDDDCITGIPVRARLRRGQTPQAFRSPTIREAYRRAADDPRFAATDDCGVVLRYLPEVPIRVIDGADENIKVTHPVDVHLVDKLFQLAAARAPRLVDQARYTEELTGRTLVVFGGSYGIGHELTELARRHGAQVFPVSRSTTGTHVERDADVRAALTAAYEATGRIDHVVVAAGILEKGALAEMDQDTIDRLLQVNFVGPVTVARHALPYLRQTKGQLLLYTSSSYTRGRARYALYSATKAALVNLTQALADEWAELGVRVNCVNPERTATPMRVRAFGAEPGHTLLAAETVARASLDVLLSDLTGQVVDVRRDADEPTPPARTDPERLPGQADPDRPAVPSAG, encoded by the coding sequence ATGACGCAGCACCCCCCGTCCCAGACCGACGCCGTCGGCCCCGACCCGGCGGCCCCGTGGCGGCCGACCCGGACGGTGGCGGTGGTGCTGGCCGGCGGGACCGGCGCCCGGGTCGGGCTGGGCATCCCCAAACAGCTCGTCAAGATCGCCGGTAAGCCGATCATCGAGCACACCGTGGCGGTGTTCGAGGCGGCCCCCGAGATCGACGACATCCTGGTGCTGATGGCCCCCGGGTACGTCGACGAGGCCCGGCGCATCCTCGACGCCGCCGGCTTCCGCAAGGTCCGCCAGGTCCTCGCCGGCGGGGAGACCCGCAGCGACACCACCCGGCTGGCGCTGGCCGCCATCGGCCCCGACGACTGCAACGTGCTCTTCCACGACGCGGTCCGCCCCCTGGTCAGCGGCCGGATCGTCCGGGAGTGCGTGAACGCGCTCTGGACGTACTCGGCGGTGGACGTGGCGATCCCCTCGGCGGACACCATCATCGAGGTGGACGACGACGACTGCATCACCGGCATTCCGGTCCGGGCGCGGCTGCGCCGCGGGCAGACCCCGCAGGCGTTCCGCTCCCCCACCATCCGCGAGGCGTACCGGCGGGCCGCCGACGACCCGCGCTTCGCCGCCACCGACGACTGCGGGGTGGTGCTGCGCTACCTGCCCGAGGTGCCGATCCGGGTGATCGACGGGGCGGACGAGAACATCAAGGTCACCCACCCGGTGGACGTGCACCTGGTGGACAAGCTCTTCCAGCTCGCCGCCGCCCGCGCCCCGCGCCTGGTCGACCAGGCCCGCTACACCGAGGAGCTGACCGGCCGCACCCTGGTGGTGTTCGGCGGCAGCTACGGCATCGGGCACGAGCTGACCGAGCTGGCCCGCCGGCACGGCGCGCAGGTCTTCCCGGTCAGCCGCTCCACCACCGGCACCCACGTGGAGCGGGACGCCGACGTACGGGCCGCGCTGACCGCCGCCTACGAGGCCACCGGCCGGATCGACCACGTGGTGGTGGCCGCCGGGATCCTGGAGAAGGGCGCCCTGGCCGAGATGGACCAGGACACCATCGACCGGCTGCTCCAGGTCAACTTCGTCGGGCCGGTCACCGTCGCCCGGCACGCCCTGCCGTACCTGCGGCAGACGAAGGGGCAACTGCTGCTCTACACGTCCAGCTCGTACACCCGGGGACGGGCCCGGTACGCGCTCTACTCGGCGACCAAGGCCGCGCTGGTCAACCTCACCCAGGCGCTCGCCGACGAGTGGGCCGAGCTCGGCGTACGGGTCAACTGCGTCAACCCGGAACGCACCGCCACCCCGATGCGCGTGCGGGCGTTCGGGGCGGAGCCCGGCCACACCCTGCTCGCCGCGGAGACGGTGGCCCGCGCCTCGCTGGACGTGCTGCTGTCCGACCTCACCGGCCAGGTCGTCGACGTCCGCCGGGACGCCGACGAGCCGACGCCGCCCGCCCGGACCGACCCGGAACGTCTGCCCGGTCAGGCCGACCCGGACCGTCCCGCCGTGCCGTCGGCCGGCTGA
- a CDS encoding CDP-glycerol glycerophosphotransferase family protein encodes MRGTLVRKLLARVLTVGLAVLAFLVLLLTGATVPGLLLAVAALGAGAWERRVRPGADLAAESVLVAAGVLIGYARRLDAGFDPALAAAGLTLLALVLLDGPLRAAGGLEIRVANLPVRAGLTAGHVGVAVPALVAAVALGALLALPTWYALLVSLLVGALAGVVGLRLARRRFRPSAAASPVTRALREHQPEFLLYFSAPPGSEYQVTMWLPYLERIGRPFLVLLREPEFLAPIAAATRAPVVYCPTLKAMDETLTSSLKVAFYVNHGAKNAHCVRFTQLTHIQIHHGDSDKAPSANPVTAIFDKNFVAGQAAIDRYARAGVRIPAEKFVIVGRPQVEAIEVRRPPLTPPAEPTVLYTPTWTGHHADADYCSLPVAEALVGRLLARGATVILRAHPYTAQNPASARQLARVTELLAADRSRTGRPHVWGVEASRTLSLVDCVNRSDALVSDVSGVISDYLYSGKPYVVTDMGADGDEFTARFPLARSGYVLRRDLADVDGVLDRLLGDDPLAGARWATRTHYLGDFPVESYAEGFLSAARAHLGTPTVPAQRPPVPAGRGQAE; translated from the coding sequence ATGCGTGGCACCCTGGTCCGGAAGCTGCTCGCCCGGGTCCTCACCGTGGGCCTGGCGGTGCTGGCCTTCCTCGTCCTGCTGCTGACCGGCGCGACCGTGCCGGGGCTGCTGCTCGCGGTGGCCGCCCTCGGGGCCGGGGCGTGGGAACGGCGGGTCCGCCCCGGCGCCGACCTGGCCGCCGAGTCCGTGCTGGTCGCGGCGGGCGTCCTGATCGGGTACGCCCGTCGCCTGGACGCCGGCTTCGACCCGGCGTTGGCCGCCGCCGGGCTGACGCTGCTGGCCCTGGTGCTGCTGGACGGGCCGCTGCGCGCCGCCGGCGGGTTGGAGATCCGCGTCGCGAACCTGCCGGTGCGGGCCGGGCTGACCGCCGGGCACGTCGGCGTCGCCGTCCCGGCGCTGGTCGCGGCGGTCGCGCTCGGCGCGCTGCTGGCCCTGCCCACCTGGTACGCGCTGCTGGTGAGCCTGCTCGTCGGCGCGCTGGCCGGGGTGGTCGGGCTGCGACTGGCCCGGCGGCGGTTCCGCCCGTCGGCGGCGGCCAGCCCGGTGACCCGCGCGCTGCGCGAGCACCAGCCGGAGTTCCTGTTGTACTTCTCCGCCCCGCCCGGCTCGGAGTACCAGGTCACCATGTGGCTGCCGTACCTGGAGCGGATCGGCCGGCCGTTCCTGGTGCTGCTGCGCGAGCCGGAGTTCCTGGCCCCGATCGCGGCGGCCACCCGCGCCCCGGTGGTGTACTGCCCGACGCTGAAGGCGATGGACGAGACGCTGACGTCGAGCCTGAAGGTGGCGTTCTACGTCAACCACGGCGCGAAGAACGCGCACTGCGTCCGGTTCACCCAGCTCACCCACATCCAGATCCACCACGGCGACAGCGACAAGGCGCCCAGCGCCAACCCGGTCACCGCGATCTTCGACAAGAACTTCGTCGCCGGGCAGGCCGCGATCGACAGGTACGCCCGCGCCGGGGTGCGCATCCCGGCGGAGAAGTTCGTCATCGTCGGCCGCCCCCAGGTCGAGGCGATCGAGGTACGCCGACCGCCGCTGACCCCGCCGGCCGAACCGACGGTGCTGTACACGCCGACCTGGACGGGCCACCACGCCGACGCCGACTACTGCTCGCTGCCGGTGGCCGAGGCGCTGGTGGGCCGGCTGCTGGCCCGGGGCGCGACGGTGATCCTGCGCGCCCACCCGTACACCGCGCAGAACCCGGCGTCGGCGCGGCAGCTCGCCCGGGTCACCGAGCTGCTCGCGGCGGACCGCTCCCGCACCGGACGGCCGCACGTCTGGGGCGTCGAGGCCAGTCGGACGCTGAGCCTGGTCGACTGCGTCAACCGGTCCGACGCGCTGGTCTCCGACGTGTCCGGGGTGATCTCCGACTACCTGTACTCCGGCAAGCCGTACGTGGTGACCGACATGGGCGCGGACGGCGACGAGTTCACCGCGCGGTTCCCACTGGCCCGGTCCGGCTACGTGCTGCGGCGGGACCTGGCCGACGTGGACGGGGTGCTGGACCGGCTGCTCGGCGACGACCCGCTGGCCGGGGCCCGCTGGGCGACGCGCACCCACTACCTGGGCGACTTCCCCGTCGAGTCGTACGCCGAGGGGTTCCTGTCGGCCGCCCGCGCGCACCTGGGCACGCCCACCGTGCCCGCCCAGCGGCCCCCGGTCCCGGCCGGCCGGGGTCAGGCCGAGTAG
- a CDS encoding C39 family peptidase — translation MTPPFNRQTLARRPYRVAVSAAVLVAASTAGVLLTRPDAPARQDDTVATAEVRPTPAASGSTTPAAPVPVSPSASASDPARPGASARPSARRAAATASPDPDLSASPTPAKPPSTKVLDVAYQAQTTYYYCGPAATRIALTARDVVRSQDDLARRLNTTTSGTNSAADTTRVLNDLVGRDAYRTRTIPGGAATTAQTDRLRADVVRAVGNGYAPVVNIAGSVTDVDGGWHSYPGGHYVTVVGYRADGRTVKIADPADPAAASYWVTVDVLADWIATRGYSA, via the coding sequence ATGACACCCCCCTTCAACCGCCAGACGCTCGCCCGCCGCCCCTACCGGGTGGCCGTGTCGGCCGCCGTGCTGGTGGCGGCGTCCACGGCAGGCGTGCTGCTCACCCGCCCGGACGCGCCGGCCCGGCAGGACGACACCGTCGCCACCGCCGAGGTGCGCCCGACCCCGGCGGCCAGCGGGTCGACCACGCCGGCCGCTCCCGTGCCGGTCAGCCCGTCGGCGTCGGCCAGCGACCCGGCCCGGCCCGGCGCGTCCGCCCGACCGTCGGCCCGGCGGGCGGCGGCCACCGCGTCGCCGGACCCGGACCTGTCGGCCAGCCCCACCCCGGCGAAGCCGCCGTCGACGAAGGTGCTCGACGTCGCCTACCAGGCGCAGACCACCTACTACTACTGCGGCCCGGCGGCCACCCGGATCGCGCTGACCGCCCGGGACGTCGTCCGCAGTCAGGACGACCTGGCCCGGCGGCTGAACACCACGACGTCCGGCACCAACTCGGCGGCCGACACCACCCGCGTCCTCAACGACCTGGTCGGCCGGGACGCCTACCGGACCCGCACCATCCCGGGCGGCGCGGCCACGACGGCCCAGACCGACCGGCTCCGGGCCGACGTGGTCCGGGCCGTCGGCAACGGGTACGCCCCGGTGGTGAACATCGCCGGCTCGGTCACCGACGTCGACGGCGGATGGCACTCGTACCCCGGCGGCCACTACGTGACAGTGGTCGGCTACCGGGCCGACGGCCGGACCGTCAAGATCGCCGACCCGGCGGACCCGGCCGCCGCGTCGTACTGGGTGACCGTCGACGTCCTCGCCGACTGGATCGCCACCCGCGGCTACTCGGCCTGA